One region of Gossypium raimondii isolate GPD5lz chromosome 6, ASM2569854v1, whole genome shotgun sequence genomic DNA includes:
- the LOC105772172 gene encoding glycine-rich cell wall structural protein 2-like, producing the protein MAAMDAKLWYVGLVFLSIAGTLSLVVGGGDVGYNGDNGDDNHCLYRSWRSRGSFFGGGGGGGGGGGGGGGGASSNGIGYGEGHGVGGGVGGSVGGGGFGGGGGGGSGSGYGRFGEGFGHGSGFGAGASIGGEGGGGGGGGGGGGGGVSKGSSGGYGHGNGYGAGVGVGGASGSGSDGTSSGCGGGGGGGSGGGSGGGSGHGNGFGAGFGIAGIEGGGGGGGEGRGGGGGNGGEGYGHGEGMGMGMGGGSNVEKGRGGGKGNMGFGMGMGMGMGMGIGVGFGPGTSGVKDTSTEHGHP; encoded by the coding sequence ATGGCAGCAATGGATGCTAAATTGTGGTATGTGGGTCTTGTTTTTTTAAGTATTGCTGGTACTTTGAGTCTTGTTGTTGGAGGAGGTGATGTTGGGTATAATGGTGATAATGGGGATGATAATCATTGTTTATATAGAAGTTGGCGAAGTCGTGGTAGTTTCTTTGGCGGTGgaggtggaggaggaggaggtggTGGGGGTGGAGGAGGTGGTGCTTCAAGTAATGGTATTGGATATGGAGAGGGGCATGGTGTAGGAGGAGGTGTAGGGGGTAGTGTTGGTGGGGGTGGTTTTGGAGGAGGTGGTGGAGGTGGAAGTGGAAGTGGTTATGGTAGGTTTGGTGAAGGGTTTGGTCATGGTAGTGGTTTTGGTGCAGGAGCAAGCATAGGAGGAGAAGGAGGTGGCGGTGGAGGCGGAGGAGGTGGTGGCGGTGGTGGTGTTAGTAAAGGGTCTAGTGGAGGTTATGGCCATGGTAATGGTTATGGTGCAGGTGTTGGTGTTGGTGGTGCAAGTGGAAGTGGAAGTGATGGGACATCAAGTGGTTGCGGCGGAGGAGGGGGAGGTGGTAGTGGGGGTGGTTCTGGTGGAGGCTCAGGTCATGGTAATGGTTTTGGTGCAGGTTTTGGGATAGCTGGCATtgaaggaggaggaggaggtggTGGTGAAGGCAGGGGTGGAGGTGGTGGAAATGGAGGAGAAGGATATGGACATGGGGAAGGCATGGGAATGGGAATGGGAGGGGGTTCAAATGTTGAGAAAGGACGTGGTGGTGGCAAAGGTAACATGGGATTTGGTATGGGAATGGGAATGGGAATGGGAATGGGCATTGGGGTTGGTTTTGGACCAGGAACAAGTGGAGTTAAAGATACAAGTACTGAACATGGTCATCCTTAG
- the LOC128041936 gene encoding probable F-box protein At4g22030 has protein sequence MASLHASNNFLLSSSSASNQIRAAISIPKLPSVRFSAPKLRQPKTQSEQLNSKDGFINTIPIQNNVHSTPLVQQTSSVSMATFQLYAILEAIADRVEMHNNIGEQRDNWNTLLLNSINMITLTAATMAGVAAATGVGAGVSAMGLKLASSVMFSAATGMLVLMNKIQPSQLVEEQRNATRLFKQLQSQIKTLLAVGSPCQDDVNDAMEKVLALDKAYPLPLLGVMLEKFPASLEPAVWWPTKQSPNSNKALTNNNGWTRELEMEMREVVEVIKRKDSEDYERLGNKALNMNKVLATSGPLLTGIAALGSAFMVSSNSPWAATVAAVAGALASAVNTFEHGGQVGMVFEMYRNNAGFFKLMQESIESTLDECDVEKRENGELFEMKVALQLGRSLSELRDVAKKSSYSRIEGSPMDEFASKLF, from the coding sequence atggcTTCTTTACATGCTTCTAATAATTTTCTCCTCTCATCATCTTCTGCTTCAAACCAAATCCGTGCTGCTATATCCATCCCAAAGCTCCCATCGGTAAGATTTTCAGCCCCTAAATTACGACAACCCAAAACACAGTCCGAGCAATTGAATAGTAAAGACGGGTTCATCAACACAATCCCAATCCAAAACAATGTCCATAGCACACCATTGGTTCAACAAACCTCATCTGTTTCAATGGCTACCTTTCAACTGTATGCCATCTTAGAGGCCATAGCTGACAGAGTGGAGATGCATAACAACATTGGGGAACAACGAGATAACTGGAACACCCTTCTACTCAACTCCATCAATATGATTACCCTCACCGCCGCAACCATGGCAGGTGTCGCCGCCGCAACTGGCGTTGGCGCTGGGGTTTCTGCTATGGGTTTGAAGTTGGCATCCAGTGTGATGTTCTCAGCAGCCACTGGGATGTTGGTATTGATGAATAAGATTCAACCCTCACAGCTTGTGGAAGAGCAACGTAATGCCACGAGATTGTTTAAGCAGCTGCAATCCCAAATCAAAACCCTACTTGCTGTTGGTTCTCCATGCCAAGATGACGTGAATGATGCTATGGAGAAAGTGTTGGCACTTGACAAAGCTTACCCTCTTCCTTTGCTTGGTGTTATGCTTGAAAAATTCCCTGCAAGTTTAGAGCCTGCTGTTTGGTGGCCTACAAAACAGTCTCCAAACTCAAACAAAGCATTGACGAACAACAATGGGTGGACCAGGGaattggaaatggaaatgagagaAGTGGTTGAAGtaataaagagaaaagacagTGAAGATTACGAGAGATTAGGCAACAAGGCTTTGAACATGAACAAAGTTTTAGCTACATCAGGGCCATTGCTAACTGGAATAGCAGCTCTAGGATCGGCTTTCATGGTTTCTTCCAACAGCCCTTGGGCGGCCACAGTGGCGGCTGTTGCAGGAGCTTTAGCTTCAGCTGTGAACACCTTCGAGCACGGTGGCCAAGTTGGTATGGTGTTCGAGATGTACAGGAACAACGCTGGGTTCTTTAAGCTTATGCAAGAATCGATAGAATCAACGTTGGATGAATGTGATgtggagaaaagagaaaatggggAGTTGTTTGAAATGAAAGTGGCATTGCAACTGGGAAGAAGCTTATCAGAACTGAGAGATGTAGCCAAAAAATCAAGCTATTCTCGTATAGAAGGAAGCCCCATGGATGAATTTGCAAGCAAGCTGTTTTGA
- the LOC105771602 gene encoding probable F-box protein At4g22030 gives MASLHASNFLLSSSSSSNQIRAAISIPKLPSVRFSAPKLRQPKTQSEQLNSKDGFINTIPIQNNVHSTPLVQQTSSVSMATFQLYAILEAIADRVEMHNNIGEQRENWNTLLLNSINMITLTAATMAGVAAATGVGAGVSVMGLNLASSVMFSAATGMLVLMNKIQPSQLVEEQRNATRLFKQLQSQIKTLLAVGSPCQDDVNDAMEKVLALDKAYPLPLLGVMLEKFPASLEPAVWWPTKQSPNSNKALTNNNGWTRELEMEMREVVEVIKRKDSEDYERLGNKALNMNKVLATSGPLLTGIAALGSAFMVSSNSPWAATVAAVAGALASAVNTFEHGGQVGMVFEMYRNNAGFFKLMQESIESTLDECDVEKRENGELFEMKVALQLGRSLSELRDVAKKSSYSRIEGSPMDEFASKLF, from the coding sequence atGGCTTCTTTACATGCTTCTAACTTTCTCctctcatcatcttcttcttcaaaccAAATCCGTGCTGCTATATCCATCCCAAAGCTCCCATCGGTAAGATTTTCAGCCCCTAAATTACGACAACCCAAAACACAGTCCGAGCAATTGAATAGTAAAGACGGGTTCATCAACACAATCCCAATCCAAAACAATGTCCATAGCACACCATTGGTTCAACAAACCTCATCTGTTTCAATGGCTACCTTTCAACTGTATGCCATCTTAGAGGCCATAGCTGACAGAGTGGAGATGCATAACAACATTGGGGAACAACGAGAAAACTGGAACACCCTTCTACTCAACTCCATCAATATGATTACCCTCACCGCCGCAACCATGGCAGGTGTTGCCGCCGCAACTGGCGTTGGCGCCGGGGTTTCTGTTATGGGTTTGAATTTGGCATCCAGTGTGATGTTCTCAGCAGCCACCGGGATGTTGGTATTGATGAATAAGATTCAACCCTCACAGCTTGTGGAAGAGCAACGTAATGCCACGAGATTGTTTAAGCAGCTGCAATCCCAAATCAAAACCCTACTTGCTGTTGGTTCTCCATGCCAAGATGACGTGAATGATGCTATGGAGAAAGTGTTGGCACTTGACAAAGCTTACCCTCTTCCTTTGCTTGGTGTTATGCTTGAAAAATTCCCTGCAAGTTTAGAGCCTGCTGTTTGGTGGCCTACAAAACAGTCTCCAAACTCAAACAAAGCATTGACGAACAACAATGGGTGGACCAGGGaattggaaatggaaatgagagaAGTGGTTGAAGtaataaagagaaaagacagTGAAGATTACGAGAGATTAGGCAACAAGGCTTTGAACATGAACAAAGTTTTAGCTACATCAGGGCCATTGCTAACTGGAATAGCAGCTCTAGGATCGGCTTTCATGGTTTCTTCCAACAGCCCTTGGGCGGCCACAGTGGCGGCTGTTGCAGGAGCTTTAGCTTCAGCTGTGAACACCTTCGAGCACGGTGGCCAAGTTGGTATGGTGTTCGAGATGTACAGGAACAACGCTGGGTTCTTTAAGCTTATGCAAGAATCGATAGAATCAACGTTGGATGAATGTGATgtggagaaaagagaaaatggggAGTTGTTTGAAATGAAAGTGGCATTGCAACTGGGAAGAAGCTTATCAGAACTGAGAGATGTAGCCAAAAAATCAAGCTATTCTCGTATAGAAGGAAGCCCCATGGATGAATTTGCAAGCAAGCTGTTTTGA
- the LOC105771603 gene encoding probable F-box protein At4g22030 has protein sequence MASLQASNFLLSSSSSSKQIHAAISIPKLPSVRFSAPKLRQPTIQSEELNRKDRPINTIPMENNVHRTPLVQQTSSVSMATFQLYAVLEAIADRVEMHKNIGEQRDNWNTLLLNSINMITLTAATMAGVAAATGVGAGVSVMGLNLASSVMFSAATGMLVLMNKIQPSQHVEEQRNATRLFKQLQTQIKTLLAVGSPCQDDVNDAMEKVLALDKAYPLPLLGVMLDKFPASLEPAVWWPRKQSPNSNKALKNNNGWTRELEMEMREVVEVIKRKDSEDYEKLGNKALNMNKVLGTSGPLLTGIAALGSAFMVSSNSPWAATVAAVAGALASAVNTFEHGGQVGMVFEMYRNNAGFFKHMQESIESTLDECDVEKRENGELFEMKVALQLGRSLSELRDVAKKSSYSRIEGSPMDEFTSKLF, from the coding sequence atggCTTCATTACAAGCTTCCAATTTTCTCctctcatcatcttcttcttcaaagcAAATCCATGCCGCTATATCCATCCCAAAGCTCCCATCGGTAAGATTTTCAGCCCCTAAATTACGACAACCCACTATACAGTCCGAGGAATTGAATAGAAAAGATAGGCCCATCAACACAATCCCAATGGAAAACAACGTCCATAGGACACCATTGGTTCAACAAACCTCATCTGTTTCAATGGCTACCTTTCAACTTTATGCCGTCTTAGAGGCCATAGCCGACAGAGTGGAGATGCATAAAAACATTGGGGAACAACGAGATAACTGGAACACCCTTCTACTCAACTCCATCAACATGATTACCCTCACCGCCGCTACCATGGCAGGTGTTGCCGCCGCAACTGGCGTTGGCGCTGGGGTTTCTGTTATGGGTTTGAATTTGGCATCCAGTGTGATGTTCTCAGCAGCCACCGGGATGTTGGTATTGATGAATAAGATTCAACCCTCACAGCATGTGGAAGAGCAACGTAATGCCACGAGATTGTTTAAGCAGCTTCAAACCCAAATCAAAACCCTACTTGCTGTTGGTTCTCCATGCCAAGATGACGTGAATGATGCCATGGAGAAAGTGTTGGCACTTGACAAAGCTTACCCTCTTCCTTTGCTTGGTGTTATGCTTGACAAATTCCCCGCAAGTTTAGAGCCTGCTGTTTGGTGGCCTAGAAAACAGTCTCCAAACTCAAACAAAGCATTGAAGAACAACAATGGGTGGACCAGGGaattggaaatggaaatgagagaAGTGGTTGAAGtaataaagagaaaagacagTGAAGATTACGAGAAATTAGGCAACAAGGCTTTGAACATGAACAAAGTTTTAGGTACATCAGGGCCATTGCTAACTGGAATAGCAGCTCTAGGATCGGCTTTCATGGTTTCTTCCAACAGCCCTTGGGCGGCCACAGTAGCGGCTGTTGCAGGAGCTTTAGCTTCAGCTGTGAACACCTTCGAGCACGGTGGCCAAGTTGGTATGGTGTTCGAGATGTACAGGAACAACGCTGGGTTCTTTAAGCATATGCAAGAATCGATAGAATCAACGTTGGATGAATGTGATgtggagaaaagagaaaatggggAGTTGTTTGAAATGAAAGTGGCATTGCAATTGGGAAGAAGCTTATCAGAACTGAGAGATGTAGCCAAAAAATCAAGCTATTCTCGTATAGAAGGAAGCCCCATGGATGAATTTACAAGCAAGCTCTTTTGA
- the LOC105772331 gene encoding probable F-box protein At4g22030, which translates to MASLQASNFLLSSSSSSSNQIHAAISIPKLPSVRFSAPKLRQPTIQSEELNRKDRPINTIPMENNVHRTPLVQQTSSVSMATFQLYAVLEAIADRVEMHKNIGEQRENWNTLLLNSINMITLTAATMAGVAAATGVGAGVSVMGLNLASSVMFSAATGMLVLMNKIQPSQLVEEQRNATRLFKQLQTQIKTLLAVGSPCQDDVNDAMEKVLALDKAYPLPLLGVMLDKFPASLEPAVWWPTKQSPNSNKALTNNNGWTRELEMEMREVVEVIKRKDSEDYERLGNKALNMNKVLGTSGPLLTGIAALGSAFMVSSNSPWAATVAAVAGALASAVNTFEHGGQVGMVFEMYRNNAGFFKLMQESIESTLDECDVEKRENGELFEMKVALQLGRSLSELRDVAKKSSYSRIEGSSMDEFASKLF; encoded by the coding sequence atggCTTCATTACAAGCTTCCAATTTTCTCctctcatcatcttcttcttcttcaaaccAAATCCATGCCGCTATATCCATCCCAAAGCTCCCATCGGTAAGATTTTCAGCCCCTAAATTACGACAACCCACTATACAGTCCGAGGAATTGAATAGAAAAGATAGGCCCATCAACACAATCCCAATGGAAAACAACGTCCATAGGACACCATTGGTTCAACAAACCTCATCTGTTTCAATGGCTACCTTTCAACTTTATGCCGTCTTAGAGGCCATAGCTGACAGAGTGGAGATGCATAAAAACATTGGGGAACAACGAGAAAACTGGAACACCCTTCTACTCAACTCCATCAACATGATTACCCTCACCGCCGCTACCATGGCTGGTGTTGCCGCCGCAACTGGCGTTGGCGCTGGGGTTTCTGTTATGGGTTTGAATTTGGCATCCAGTGTGATGTTCTCAGCAGCCACTGGGATGTTGGTATTGATGAATAAGATTCAACCCTCACAGCTTGTGGAAGAGCAACGTAATGCTACCAGATTGTTTAAGCAGCTTCAAACCCAAATCAAAACCCTACTTGCTGTTGGTTCTCCATGCCAAGATGACGTGAATGATGCTATGGAGAAAGTGTTGGCACTTGACAAAGCTTACCCTCTTCCTTTGCTTGGTGTTATGCTTGACAAATTCCCTGCAAGTTTAGAGCCTGCTGTTTGGTGGCCTACAAAACAGTCTCCAAACTCAAACAAAGCATTGACGAACAACAATGGGTGGACCAGGGaattggaaatggaaatgagagaAGTGGTTGAAGtaataaagagaaaagacagTGAAGATTACGAGAGATTAGGCAACAAGGCTTTGAACATGAACAAAGTTTTAGGTACATCAGGGCCATTGCTAACTGGAATAGCAGCTCTAGGATCGGCTTTCATGGTTTCTTCCAACAGCCCTTGGGCGGCAACTGTAGCGGCTGTTGCAGGAGCTTTAGCTTCAGCTGTGAACACCTTCGAGCACGGTGGCCAAGTTGGTATGGTGTTCGAGATGTACAGGAACAACGCTGGGTTCTTTAAGCTTATGCAAGAATCGATAGAATCAACGTTGGATGAATGTGATgtggagaaaagagaaaatggggAGTTGTTTGAAATGAAAGTGGCATTGCAACTGGGAAGAAGCTTATCAGAACTGAGAGATGTAGCCAAAAAATCAAGCTATTCTCGTATAGAAGGGAGCTCCATGGATGAATTTGCAAGCAAGCTCTTTTGA
- the LOC105772171 gene encoding probable F-box protein At4g22030: protein MASLHASNNFLLSSSSASNQIRAAISIPKLPSVRFSAPKLRQPKTQSEQLNSKDGFINTIPIQNNVHSTPLVQQTSSVSMATFQLYAILEAIADRVEMHNNIGEQRDNWNTLLLNSINMITLTAATMAGVAATTGVGAGVSAMGLKLASSVMFSAATGMLVLMNKIQPSQLVEEQRNATRLFKQLQSQIKTLLAVGSPCQDDVNDAMEKVLALDKAYPLPLLGVMLEKFPASLEPAVWWPTKQSPNSNKALTNNNGWTRELEMEMREVVEVIKRKDSEDYERLGNKALNMNKVLATSGPLLTGIAALGSAFMVSSNSPWAATVAAVAGALASAVNTFEHGGQVGMVFEMYRNNAGFFKLMQESIESTLDECDVEKRENGELFEMKVALQLGRSLSELRDVAKKSSYSRIEGSPMDEFASKLF from the coding sequence atggcTTCTTTACATGCTTCTAATAATTTTCTCCTCTCATCATCTTCTGCTTCAAACCAAATCCGTGCTGCTATATCCATCCCAAAGCTCCCATCGGTAAGATTTTCAGCCCCTAAATTACGACAACCCAAAACACAGTCCGAGCAATTGAATAGTAAAGACGGGTTCATCAACACAATCCCAATCCAAAACAATGTCCATAGCACACCATTGGTTCAACAAACCTCATCTGTTTCAATGGCTACCTTTCAACTGTATGCCATCTTAGAGGCCATAGCTGACAGAGTGGAGATGCATAACAACATTGGGGAACAACGAGATAACTGGAACACCCTTCTACTCAACTCCATCAATATGATTACCCTCACCGCCGCAACCATGGCAGGTGTCGCCGCCACAACTGGCGTTGGCGCTGGGGTTTCTGCTATGGGTTTGAAGTTGGCATCCAGTGTGATGTTCTCAGCAGCCACTGGGATGTTGGTATTGATGAATAAGATTCAACCCTCACAGCTTGTGGAAGAGCAACGTAATGCCACGAGATTGTTTAAGCAGCTGCAATCCCAAATCAAAACCCTACTTGCTGTTGGTTCTCCATGCCAAGATGACGTGAATGATGCTATGGAGAAAGTGTTGGCACTTGACAAAGCTTACCCTCTTCCTTTGCTTGGTGTTATGCTTGAAAAATTCCCTGCAAGTTTAGAGCCTGCTGTTTGGTGGCCTACAAAACAGTCTCCAAACTCAAACAAAGCATTGACGAACAACAATGGGTGGACCAGGGaattggaaatggaaatgagagaAGTGGTTGAAGtaataaagagaaaagacagTGAAGATTACGAGAGATTAGGCAACAAGGCTTTGAACATGAACAAAGTTTTAGCTACATCAGGGCCATTGCTAACTGGAATAGCAGCTCTAGGATCGGCTTTCATGGTTTCTTCCAACAGCCCTTGGGCGGCCACAGTGGCGGCTGTTGCAGGAGCTTTAGCTTCAGCTGTGAACACCTTCGAGCACGGTGGCCAAGTTGGTATGGTGTTCGAGATGTACAGGAACAACGCTGGGTTCTTTAAGCTTATGCAAGAATCGATAGAATCAACGTTGGATGAATGTGATgtggagaaaagagaaaatggggAGTTGTTTGAAATGAAAGTGGCATTGCAACTGGGAAGAAGCTTATCAGAACTGAGAGATGTAGCCAAAAAATCAAGCTATTCTCGTATAGAAGGAAGCCCCATGGATGAATTTGCAAGCAAGCTGTTTTGA
- the LOC105771527 gene encoding glycine-rich protein 5: MAAMDAKLWYVGLVFLSIAGTLSLVVGGGDVGYNGDNGDDNHCLYRSWRSCGSFFGGGGRGGGGGGGGGGGASSNGIGYGEGHGVGGGASIGGEGGGGGGGGGGGGGGVSKGSSGGYGHGNGYGAGVGVGGASGSGSDGTSSGCGGGGGGFGIAGIEGGGGGGGEGRGGGGGNGGEGYGHGEGMGMGMGGGSNVEKGRGGGKGNMGFGMGMGMGMGMGIGVGFGPGTSGVKDTSTEHGHP, encoded by the exons ATGGCAGCAATGGATGCTAAATTGTGGTATGTGGGTCTTGTTTTTTTAAGTATTGCTGGTACTTTGAGTCTTGTTGTTGGAGGAGGTGATGTTGGGTATAATGGTGATAATGGGGATGATAATCATTGTTTATATAGAAGTTGGCGAAGTTGTGGTAGTTTCTTTGGTGGTGGAGGTAGAGGAGGAGGAGGTGGTGGGGGTGGAGGAGGTGGTGCTTCAAGTAATGGTATTGGATATGGAGAGGGGCATGGTGTAGGAGGAG GAGCAAGCATAGGAGGAGAAGGAGGTGGCGGTGGAGGCGGAGGAGGTGGTGGCGGTGGTGGTGTTAGTAAAGGGTCTAGTGGAGGTTATGGCCATGGTAATGGTTATGGTGCAGGTGTTGGTGTTGGTGGTGCAAGTGGAAGTGGAAGTGATGGGACATCAAGTGGTTGCGGCGGAGGAGGGGGTG GTTTTGGGATAGCTGGCATtgaaggaggaggaggaggtggTGGTGAAGGCAGGGGTGGAGGTGGTGGAAATGGAGGAGAAGGATATGGACATGGGGAAGGCATGGGAATGGGAATGGGAGGGGGTTCAAATGTTGAGAAAGGACGTGGTGGTGGCAAAGGTAACATGGGATTTGGTATGGGAATGGGAATGGGAATGGGAATGGGCATTGGGGTTGGTTTTGGACCAGGAACAAGTGGAGTTAAAGATACAAGTACTGAACATGGTCATCCTTAG
- the LOC105774352 gene encoding uncharacterized protein LOC105774352, with protein sequence MAFAFTPLRFLTVKPRPTIIISKTLNFPPFRSPIFNPNPKTMSWSCTKCTFLNSPSQTAACKVCLSPPSPSPSSPSKWACKACTFLNLYNKSNCEICGTRSCLSSFDDLKVTNFNDEADSSVGSVFLPLKPCNKRKIREPNLGNEDCIELGGFRGIKASNKAVQIEDSHSGSIKASLKILSYNVWFREDLEVHKRMKAIGDLIQLHSPDIICFQEVTPMIYDIFRGSNWWKGYRCSISDNTASLRAYFCIQLSKLPVKSFRREPFDNSIMGRELCMTEVEVSGGETTLVVATTHLESPCPAPPKWDQMYSKERVEQAKVAINILENNPNVIFGGDMNWDDKLDGRFPLTDGWIDAWNELRPAEDGWTYDTKSNQMLSANRTLRKRLDRFLCKLNGFKVCAVEMIGVEPIPGLSYTKEKNVRKEKKLLELPVLPSDHYGLLLTISSQ encoded by the exons atggCGTTCGCATTTACACCACTTCGATTCTTAACAGTGAAACCTAGACCTACCATCATAATCTCAAAAACCCTTAATTTCCCCCCTTTTCGATCCCCAATTTTCAACCCCAATCCAAAAACCATGTCTTGGTCTTGCACCAAATGCACTTTCCTCAACTCCCCATCCCAAACCGCCGCTTGCAAAGTCTGTCTCTCACCTCCGTCACCGTCACCGTCTTCGCCATCTAAATGGGCTTGTAAGGCTTGCACTTTTTTGAACCTTTACAACAAATCCAACTGTGAAATCTGTGGTACAAGGTCTTGTCTTTCCAGTTTCGATGATTTGAAAGTTACTAACTTTAACGATGAAGCCGATTCCTCTGTTGGGTCTGTTTTCTTGCCTTTGAAGCCCTGTAATAAAAGGAAGATCAGGGAACCAAATCTGGGTAATGAAGATTGTATCGAATTGGGTGGTTTTCGTGGCATTAAAGCCTCCAATAAAGCTGTTCAAATAGAGG ATAGTCATTCAGGATCAATTAAAGCTTCATTGAAGATATTGAGCTACAATGTTTGGTTTAGGGAAGATTTAGAGGTTCACAAGAGGATGAAAGCTATTGGTGACCTTATACAACTTCATTCCCCTGATATCATTTGTTTTCAAGAGGTTACTCCGATGATTTATGACATTTTTCGTGGGTCTAATTGGTGGAAAGGGTACCGGTGCTCTATCTCGGACAACACGGCGAGTTTGAGAGCTTACTTTTGTATACAG TTAAGCAAATTGCCTGTGAAATCCTTTCGTCGTGAACCTTTTGATAATTCGATAATGGGGCGAGAACTTTGCATGACTGAGGTTGAAGTTTCTGGGGGTGAAACAACGCTTGTTGTTGCTACTACCCATCTCGAGAGTCCGTGTCCTGCTCCGCCGAAATGGGATCAAATGTATAGTAAGGAACGTGTAGAACAAGCGAAAGTAGCGATCAATATTCTCGAGAATAACCCGAATGTTATTTTTGGGGGTGATATGAATTGGGATGACAAATTAGATGGTCGATTTCCTTTAACTGATGGATGGATTGATGCTTGGAACGAGTTAAGGCCTGCTGAAGATGGATGGACGTATGATACCAAATCAAACCAGATGTTATCGGCAAATCGTACATTACGAAAACGACTAGATCGATTTCTATGCAAGCTGAATGGTTTTAAAGTCTGTGCGGTCGAGATGATCGGAGTAGAGCCAATACCGGGTTTATCATATACCAAGGAGAAGAATGTGAGGAAAGAGAAGAAGTTATTGGAACTTCCTGTTTTGCCAAGTGATCATTATGGCTTGCTTTTAACAATCTCTAGTCAGTAA